One Brassica napus cultivar Da-Ae chromosome A5, Da-Ae, whole genome shotgun sequence DNA window includes the following coding sequences:
- the LOC111198500 gene encoding zinc finger protein CONSTANS-LIKE 8-like, with product MIPERQEDVKRPRDCELCLNKHAVWYCASDDAFLCHVCDESVHRANQVATKHDRVCLKTNEISNGVLQGTARKPVWHSWFRRKPRTPRVRCERKPQGKVDDERRREGPHVPEIGGETNEEDENLTSLVPEFQGFIEMEFFLSNHDGSEETMRQFNVDHETDEMEDLCYIEEEGKTNGDEACHEQSLTSCKNEYDINPTLVTTTTEENAKQRNLLLRLNYESVIAAWDKQESPTTATWNQNEFSNTSNFQLVPPGIEEEKVSNRSEREARVWRYRDKRKNRLFEKKIRYEVRKVNADKRPRIKGRFVRRSLTNDF from the exons ATGATTCCAGAGCGTCAAGAAGATGTCAAGCGGCCACGAGACTGTGAACTGTGTCTCAACAAACACGCGGTTTGGTATTGTGCATCCGATGATGCTTTCTTGTGCCATGTTTGTGATGAATCAGTGCATCGTGCAAACCAAGTGGCGACAAAACACGACAGAGTTTGCCTTAAAACAAATGAGATATCTAATGGCGTGCTTCAAGGAACGGCACGAAAGCCGGTTTGGCACAGCTGGTTCAGAAGAAAACCAAGAACACCTAGAGTCCGTTGCGAGAGAAAGCCACAAGGGAAGGTAGATgatgagagaagaagagaaggccCTCATGTTCCCGAGATTGGAGGCGAAACcaatgaagaagatgagaatctaacttcTCTTGTGCCAGAGTTTCAGGGATTTATAGAGATGGAATTCTTCTTGAGCAACCATGATGGTTCTGAAGAAACAATGAGACAATTCAACGTTGACCATGAAACTGATGAAATGGAAGATCTAtgttacattgaagaagaaggtaAAACCAATGGAGATGAAGCATGTCATGAACAATCTTTGACGAGCTGCAAGAATGAGTACGACATTAATCCCACCCTGGTTACAACAACGACAGAAGAAAATGCAAAGCAGAGGAACTTGTTACTTAGACTTAACTACGAAAGTGTTATAGCGGCATGGGATAAACAAGAATCCCCAACAACAGCAACATGGAACCAAAATGAGTTTAGCAACACAAGTAACTTCCAGCTAGTTCCTCCA GGGATAGAGGAGGAGAAAGTAAGCAACAGAAGTGAGAGAGAAGCAAGAGTATGGAGGTACAGAGATAAACGCAAGAATCGTTTGTTTGAGAAGAAGATAAGGTACGAAGTTAGAAAGGTTAACGCAGACAAAAGGCCGAGGATAAAAGGTCGATTTGTCCGGAGATCTTTAACCAACGACTTCTAG